One part of the Streptomyces lienomycini genome encodes these proteins:
- a CDS encoding universal stress protein encodes MTRPITAGLDGSQESLAALAWAAREAVRRGTPLHVVHAWRFQGQGVTGTADRDTQERWVRDALAESVGTVTERHPGLTVTTDVREGDAVAALLAAAADADTLVLGSRGHGPVVGFLLGSVGQQVIAEATRPVVLVRAGDEAAAEAAGREVVVGQQGEPEDSADVIGFAFEAAAARGATVRAVRAWALPTVFTYSPGSMALADEAGGLEQYERKALDEALAPWRERFPDVAVVEHVEMGSAGQVLLSVAGGAQLMVVGRRARRSAVGARIGSVAHGVLHHAECPVAVVPHT; translated from the coding sequence ATGACGCGCCCGATCACGGCAGGCCTGGACGGTTCTCAGGAGAGCCTGGCCGCACTGGCCTGGGCCGCCAGGGAGGCGGTCCGCCGCGGAACCCCGCTGCACGTCGTGCACGCCTGGCGGTTCCAGGGGCAGGGCGTGACCGGCACGGCCGACCGGGACACCCAGGAGCGGTGGGTGCGGGACGCGCTCGCCGAGTCCGTCGGCACCGTCACCGAACGGCACCCCGGCCTCACCGTGACCACCGATGTCCGCGAGGGCGACGCCGTCGCGGCCCTGCTCGCCGCCGCGGCCGACGCCGACACGCTGGTCCTCGGCTCGCGCGGCCACGGGCCGGTCGTCGGCTTCCTGCTCGGCTCGGTCGGCCAGCAGGTGATCGCCGAGGCGACCCGGCCGGTCGTCCTCGTGCGGGCCGGTGACGAGGCCGCCGCGGAGGCCGCGGGCCGCGAGGTCGTCGTGGGCCAGCAGGGCGAGCCGGAGGACAGCGCCGACGTGATCGGGTTCGCGTTCGAGGCCGCCGCCGCCCGGGGCGCCACCGTGCGCGCCGTACGGGCCTGGGCCCTGCCGACGGTCTTCACCTACAGCCCCGGCTCGATGGCGCTCGCCGACGAGGCCGGGGGCCTGGAGCAGTACGAACGCAAGGCGCTCGACGAGGCGCTCGCCCCGTGGCGCGAGCGCTTCCCCGACGTTGCGGTGGTCGAGCACGTGGAGATGGGCAGCGCCGGGCAGGTGCTGCTCTCGGTGGCCGGGGGTGCCCAGCTGATGGTCGTCGGCCGCCGCGCCCGCCGCAGCGCGGTCGGCGCCCGGATCGGCTCGGTGGCGCACGGCGTGCTGCACCACGCGGAGTGCCCGGTGGCGGTCGTCCCGCACACCTGA
- a CDS encoding FAD-dependent oxidoreductase, translating into MAQADGETRTVIMTVDDDPGVSRAVARDLRRRYGATYRIVRAESGESALDALRELKLRGDLVAVILADYRMPRMNGIEFLEQALDVYPGARRVLLTAYADTDAAIDAINVVDLDHYLLKPWDPPEEKLYPVLDDLLQAWRTGDHRPVPSTKVVGHRWSARSSEVREFLARNQVPYRWYSADEPEGRRLLSAAGQDGQRLPVVITPDGVPLVEPEAPELAARVGLATTPTADFYDLVVIGGGPAGLGAAVYGASEGLRTVLVERSATGGQAGQSSRIENYLGFPDGVSGGQLTERARRQAAKFGAEILTAREVTGLEANGAARVVRFSDGSAIAAHSVILATGVSYRQLTAPGTEDLAGCGVFYGSALTEAASCQGHDVYIVGGANSAGQAAMYLARGAKSVTLLVRGASLAASMSYYLIQQIEETPNIRVRCSTVVESAHGDGHLERLTLRDAESGTTELVDAQWLFVFIGAAPLTDWLDGTVLRDDRGFILAGPDLTPDGRPPADWELDRPPYHLETSVPGVFVAGDARAESAKRVASAVGEGAMAVMLVHRYLEQS; encoded by the coding sequence ATGGCACAGGCCGACGGGGAGACACGGACCGTCATCATGACCGTGGACGACGATCCGGGGGTGTCCCGTGCCGTCGCCCGCGACCTGCGGCGACGTTACGGCGCCACGTACCGGATCGTGCGCGCGGAGTCCGGCGAGTCGGCGCTCGACGCGCTGCGTGAACTGAAGCTCCGCGGCGACCTGGTGGCCGTGATCCTCGCCGACTACCGGATGCCGCGGATGAACGGCATCGAGTTCCTCGAACAGGCCCTGGACGTGTACCCGGGCGCCCGGCGGGTGCTGCTGACGGCGTACGCGGACACCGACGCGGCGATCGACGCGATCAACGTCGTCGACCTGGACCACTACCTGCTCAAGCCCTGGGACCCGCCCGAGGAGAAGCTGTACCCGGTCCTGGACGACCTGCTCCAGGCCTGGCGCACCGGCGACCACCGTCCGGTGCCCAGCACCAAGGTCGTCGGGCACCGCTGGTCGGCGCGGTCCTCGGAGGTCCGGGAGTTCCTGGCCCGCAACCAGGTGCCGTACCGCTGGTACTCCGCGGACGAGCCGGAGGGGCGGCGGCTGCTGTCGGCGGCCGGGCAGGACGGGCAGCGCCTGCCGGTGGTGATCACGCCGGACGGGGTCCCGCTGGTGGAGCCGGAGGCGCCCGAGCTGGCGGCCCGGGTGGGTCTGGCGACCACGCCGACGGCCGACTTCTACGACCTGGTGGTGATCGGCGGCGGCCCGGCCGGGCTCGGCGCGGCCGTCTACGGGGCCTCGGAGGGGCTGCGCACGGTGCTGGTGGAACGGTCGGCGACCGGGGGCCAAGCCGGGCAGAGCTCGCGCATCGAGAACTACCTGGGCTTCCCCGACGGCGTCTCCGGCGGCCAGCTGACCGAGCGGGCCCGGCGGCAGGCGGCGAAGTTCGGCGCCGAGATCCTCACCGCGCGCGAGGTCACCGGCCTGGAGGCGAACGGCGCGGCGCGCGTCGTCCGGTTCTCGGACGGCTCGGCGATCGCCGCGCACAGCGTCATCCTGGCGACCGGCGTCTCCTACCGGCAGCTGACCGCGCCGGGCACCGAGGACCTGGCGGGCTGCGGGGTGTTCTACGGCTCGGCGCTGACCGAGGCCGCCTCCTGCCAGGGCCACGACGTGTACATCGTGGGCGGCGCCAACTCGGCCGGGCAGGCGGCGATGTACCTGGCCCGGGGCGCCAAGTCGGTGACGCTGCTGGTGCGCGGCGCCTCCCTGGCGGCGTCGATGTCGTACTACCTGATCCAGCAGATCGAGGAGACGCCCAACATCCGGGTGCGCTGCTCCACCGTCGTCGAGAGCGCGCACGGCGACGGCCACCTGGAGCGGCTCACCCTGCGCGACGCGGAGAGCGGCACCACCGAACTCGTCGACGCGCAGTGGCTGTTCGTGTTCATCGGCGCGGCCCCGCTGACCGACTGGCTGGACGGCACGGTGCTGCGGGACGACCGCGGGTTCATCCTCGCCGGGCCCGATCTGACCCCCGACGGGCGGCCGCCGGCCGACTGGGAGCTGGACCGGCCGCCGTACCACCTGGAGACCAGCGTCCCGGGCGTGTTCGTGGCGGGCGACGCCCGCGCGGAGTCCGCCAAGCGGGTCGCGTCCGCCGTCGGAGAGGGAGCCATGGCCGTCATGCTCGTCCACCGGTACCTGGAGCAGTCGTGA
- a CDS encoding ATP-binding protein, giving the protein MPCSPGEIGKLFLFEKLTPEQLGRLCAEGRVELFDPGPVYAEGEDATCFYVMLEGTVVLTRRVGGDDVETNRTSQPGVYAGAMQAYVGDRVPQVYNNSMRVTEPTRFFVLPADTFAAVMREWFPMAVHLLEGLFFGSKNTQRTIGQRERLLALGSLSAGLTHELNNPAAAAVRATSTLRERVAKMRHKLAVIAEGPFSRDALAGLIEIQERTAERVAKAPSLSPLEAADREDVLGDWLADHGIEQGWQLAPTFVQAGLDTEWLERVAAAVDAEILPGAVGWLNYTVETELLMNEIADSTARVSHLVDAAKQYAQLDRAPYRTVDVHELLDSTLLMLSGKIGPRIRVVKEYDGTLPRIPAYPAELNQVWTNLIDNAVAAVNDAGGEGALTVRTALHHDRLLVEFRDTGTGIPAEIRGRVFDPFFTTKPVGEGTGLGLDISWRIVVDKHHGTLQVESEPGDTRFQVLLPLTAAESEQEAPTEPTEPTESTDPTDPT; this is encoded by the coding sequence ATGCCGTGCAGCCCCGGGGAGATCGGCAAGCTGTTCCTGTTCGAGAAGCTGACGCCCGAGCAGCTGGGCCGGCTCTGCGCCGAAGGCCGGGTGGAGCTGTTCGACCCGGGCCCGGTGTACGCCGAAGGCGAGGACGCCACCTGCTTCTACGTGATGCTGGAGGGCACCGTCGTGCTGACCCGCCGGGTCGGCGGGGACGACGTGGAGACCAACCGCACCTCGCAGCCCGGGGTGTACGCGGGCGCGATGCAGGCGTACGTCGGCGACCGGGTGCCGCAGGTCTACAACAACTCCATGCGGGTCACCGAGCCGACGCGGTTCTTCGTGCTCCCGGCCGACACCTTCGCGGCCGTCATGCGGGAGTGGTTCCCGATGGCGGTGCACCTGCTGGAGGGGCTGTTCTTCGGGTCCAAGAACACCCAGCGCACCATCGGGCAGCGCGAGCGGCTGCTGGCGCTGGGCTCACTGTCCGCCGGGCTCACCCACGAGCTGAACAACCCGGCGGCGGCCGCGGTGCGGGCCACCTCGACGCTGCGGGAGCGGGTGGCGAAGATGCGGCACAAGCTCGCCGTGATCGCCGAGGGCCCGTTCTCCCGCGACGCGCTGGCGGGGCTCATCGAGATACAGGAGCGTACGGCGGAGCGGGTCGCCAAGGCGCCCTCGCTCAGCCCCCTGGAGGCCGCCGACCGGGAGGACGTCCTCGGCGACTGGCTGGCGGACCACGGGATCGAGCAGGGCTGGCAGCTCGCACCGACCTTCGTGCAGGCCGGTCTGGACACCGAGTGGCTGGAGCGGGTGGCGGCGGCCGTGGACGCGGAGATCCTGCCGGGGGCGGTCGGCTGGCTCAACTACACGGTCGAGACCGAGCTGCTGATGAACGAGATCGCGGACTCCACCGCCCGCGTCTCCCACCTGGTGGACGCGGCCAAGCAGTACGCGCAGCTCGACCGTGCCCCGTACCGGACGGTCGACGTCCATGAACTCCTCGACAGCACGCTGCTGATGCTGTCCGGCAAGATCGGCCCCCGGATCAGGGTCGTCAAGGAGTACGACGGCACGCTGCCGCGCATCCCGGCGTACCCGGCGGAACTGAACCAGGTGTGGACCAACCTGATCGACAACGCGGTCGCCGCGGTGAACGACGCGGGCGGCGAGGGGGCGCTGACCGTGCGGACCGCTCTCCACCACGACCGGCTGCTGGTGGAGTTCCGCGACACCGGCACCGGGATCCCCGCGGAGATCCGGGGGCGCGTCTTCGACCCGTTCTTCACCACCAAGCCGGTGGGCGAGGGCACCGGGCTCGGCCTGGACATCTCCTGGCGGATCGTCGTCGACAAGCACCACGGCACCCTCCAGGTCGAGTCCGAGCCGGGCGACACCCGTTTCCAGGTGCTCCTGCCGCTCACCGCGGCCGAGTCCGAGCAGGAAGCCCCGACCGAACCGACAGAACCGACCGAATCAACCGATCCGACCGATCCGACCTAG
- a CDS encoding UBP-type zinc finger domain-containing protein, giving the protein MTSDTGIDPTVPPSGDGCTECDAAGGWWFHLRRCASCGHVGCCDSSPGQHATGHFRSTGHPVVQSFEPGEDWYWDYATNEVRESGPRLAPPGSHPDDQPTPGPAGRVPADWATALRR; this is encoded by the coding sequence ATGACGAGCGACACCGGAATCGACCCCACCGTCCCGCCGAGCGGCGACGGCTGCACCGAGTGCGACGCGGCGGGCGGCTGGTGGTTCCACCTGCGGCGCTGCGCGAGCTGCGGCCACGTCGGCTGCTGCGACAGCTCCCCCGGACAGCACGCGACCGGCCACTTCCGGTCGACCGGCCATCCGGTGGTGCAGAGCTTCGAGCCGGGCGAGGACTGGTACTGGGACTACGCGACGAACGAGGTGCGCGAGTCCGGCCCGCGCCTGGCTCCGCCCGGCAGCCACCCCGACGACCAGCCGACGCCGGGTCCGGCGGGCCGCGTCCCGGCCGACTGGGCGACCGCGCTGCGCCGCTGA
- a CDS encoding helix-turn-helix transcriptional regulator, with protein sequence MPQTSLISPLVGREDELARLTGVLERARAGEARAVLVAGDAGVGKTRTLDEVAGRAVAAGTTVLTGHCVDLGDVGLPYLPFTEILGALAADERFAAVLAAHPVADRLLGGGADDGDAATRSRLRLFEGVAALLTDLAGTAPLLLVLEDLHWADQSSRDLLRFLLSRGVLQRPAGGAPGHRLALFASYRADDLHRRHPLRPLLAELVRLPGVERLELRPLPDADVARLVRSLRERRLPDTTVRRIVERAEGNAFYAEELVAATDGPAGGVPSGLADVLLIRFEQLSETAQQVLRTAAVAGRRVGHDLLRDAVGLPEDELESALREAVERQLLVSGDGDTYSFRHALAREAVYADLLPGERARLHGAFARLLAGPGRRSDSAAERAHHYRESHDLPEALAASLEAADHAQRVGAPAEELRHVEAALDLWSAVDASARPTGPDAVTLTLRASAAAAHAGELHRAVSLTRSALAGLGQDADLELAARVRYTLAGNLLSVDNLEAAYAYSSEALGLIPAEPPSATWVWAAATHVTAARQVGENETALRVARRALAVARELGVADARADLLISLTSLEGGNRSTPTGRERLLEARELARRAGNAPVELRALFNLAIGGFESGDPKECLPWAAEGLERARRAGLLSSPYPREMRYLRLLVQYTLGHWDEVLRESAEQAATGPAVGGHTLGPGLYVALARGDFGAVERARALLEGPFDWMARMVGGLVLTDAAALRGSAADAVRWMRSSVEALTEAGTPPAVTVRLAALALSAVADTVAESRRAGDGAAVARWTDTAAELLAEGRWSAEHGYDDRPQGPEGQAWLARAEAEWSRISATAPDPAAWEKAVAAFAFGDAYERARCGLRLAEALLAADRRDEAVAAADTVRREADRLGATVLRERLDDLARRGRLTNPERSGAGAAVLTAREQDVLRLLALGRSNRQIGEELFISAKTASVHVSNILAKLDAASRTEAVAVAHRRGLVAPAPTASH encoded by the coding sequence GTGCCGCAGACCTCACTCATCAGCCCGCTCGTCGGTCGCGAGGACGAACTCGCGCGCCTCACCGGCGTACTGGAACGCGCCCGTGCCGGTGAGGCCCGCGCGGTGCTCGTCGCCGGGGACGCCGGGGTCGGCAAGACCCGCACCCTGGACGAGGTCGCCGGGCGGGCCGTCGCGGCCGGGACGACCGTGCTCACCGGTCACTGCGTGGACCTGGGAGACGTCGGCCTGCCGTATCTGCCGTTCACCGAGATCCTCGGCGCGCTGGCGGCGGACGAGCGGTTCGCCGCCGTACTGGCCGCGCATCCGGTGGCCGACCGCCTGCTCGGCGGCGGCGCCGACGACGGGGACGCCGCCACCCGCTCGCGGCTCCGGCTCTTCGAGGGCGTGGCGGCCCTGCTGACCGACCTGGCCGGCACCGCGCCGCTGCTGCTGGTCCTGGAGGACCTGCACTGGGCCGACCAGTCCTCCCGGGACCTGCTGAGGTTCCTGCTCAGCCGGGGAGTCCTGCAACGGCCGGCGGGCGGGGCGCCCGGCCACCGGCTCGCGCTGTTCGCCTCGTACCGGGCGGACGACCTGCACCGCCGTCACCCCCTGCGCCCGCTGCTGGCCGAGCTGGTGCGCCTGCCGGGCGTGGAGCGCCTGGAGCTGCGGCCCCTGCCCGACGCGGACGTGGCCCGGCTGGTGCGCTCGCTGCGGGAGCGGCGGCTGCCGGACACCACCGTGCGCCGGATCGTCGAACGGGCCGAGGGCAACGCCTTCTACGCCGAGGAGCTGGTCGCGGCTACGGACGGGCCCGCCGGGGGTGTGCCCAGCGGGCTGGCGGACGTCCTGCTCATCCGGTTCGAGCAGCTCTCCGAGACCGCCCAGCAGGTGCTGCGCACCGCCGCGGTCGCCGGGCGCCGTGTGGGCCACGACCTGCTGCGGGACGCCGTCGGGCTGCCCGAGGACGAGCTGGAGTCGGCGCTGCGCGAGGCGGTGGAGCGGCAACTGCTGGTCTCCGGTGACGGCGACACCTACTCCTTCCGGCACGCCCTCGCCCGGGAGGCGGTCTACGCCGACCTGCTCCCCGGTGAACGGGCCCGGCTGCACGGCGCGTTCGCCCGGCTGCTCGCCGGTCCCGGCCGCCGCTCGGACAGCGCCGCCGAACGCGCCCACCACTACCGCGAGAGCCACGACCTGCCGGAGGCGCTCGCCGCCTCCCTGGAGGCCGCCGACCACGCCCAGCGCGTGGGCGCCCCCGCGGAGGAGCTGCGGCACGTCGAGGCGGCCCTGGACCTGTGGTCGGCGGTCGACGCGTCCGCGCGTCCCACCGGCCCCGACGCGGTGACGCTCACCCTGCGGGCGTCGGCCGCCGCCGCACACGCCGGGGAACTGCACCGCGCGGTCTCCCTCACCCGGTCCGCGCTGGCCGGCCTCGGCCAGGATGCCGACCTGGAGCTGGCCGCCCGTGTCCGCTACACCCTCGCCGGCAATCTGCTGAGCGTCGACAACCTGGAGGCCGCGTATGCCTACAGCAGCGAGGCGCTGGGTCTGATCCCCGCCGAGCCGCCGTCGGCGACGTGGGTGTGGGCGGCGGCCACCCATGTGACGGCGGCCCGCCAGGTCGGGGAGAACGAGACTGCGCTTCGGGTGGCCCGCCGGGCTCTGGCGGTCGCACGGGAGCTGGGGGTCGCCGACGCCCGCGCCGACCTGCTGATCTCCCTGACGAGTCTGGAGGGCGGCAACCGGTCCACCCCGACGGGCCGCGAGCGGCTGCTGGAGGCACGTGAGCTGGCGCGGCGGGCGGGCAACGCGCCGGTCGAGCTGCGCGCGCTGTTCAACCTCGCCATCGGCGGCTTCGAGTCCGGTGACCCGAAGGAGTGCCTGCCCTGGGCCGCGGAGGGGCTGGAGCGGGCCCGCCGCGCCGGGCTGCTGTCCTCGCCCTACCCGCGGGAGATGCGATACCTGCGGCTGCTCGTCCAGTACACGCTGGGGCACTGGGACGAGGTGCTGCGCGAGTCCGCCGAGCAGGCCGCGACAGGTCCGGCCGTGGGCGGTCACACCCTCGGTCCCGGCCTGTACGTGGCGCTGGCACGCGGCGACTTCGGTGCCGTCGAGCGGGCCCGGGCCCTGCTGGAGGGGCCGTTCGACTGGATGGCGCGGATGGTCGGGGGTCTCGTGCTGACCGACGCGGCGGCCCTGCGCGGGAGCGCGGCGGACGCGGTGCGGTGGATGCGGTCCAGTGTCGAGGCGCTCACCGAGGCGGGCACCCCGCCGGCCGTGACCGTCCGGCTCGCGGCCCTGGCGCTGTCCGCCGTCGCCGACACCGTGGCCGAGTCGCGCCGGGCCGGGGACGGGGCGGCGGTGGCCCGCTGGACGGACACGGCGGCCGAACTGCTGGCCGAGGGCCGCTGGTCGGCCGAACACGGCTACGACGACCGGCCCCAGGGCCCGGAGGGGCAGGCGTGGCTGGCGCGTGCGGAGGCCGAGTGGTCCCGGATCTCCGCCACCGCACCGGACCCGGCGGCCTGGGAGAAGGCGGTGGCCGCCTTCGCGTTCGGCGACGCCTACGAACGCGCCCGGTGCGGGCTGCGGCTGGCCGAGGCCCTGCTGGCGGCCGACCGCCGGGACGAGGCGGTCGCCGCGGCCGACACCGTACGCCGGGAGGCCGACCGGCTCGGCGCGACGGTGCTGCGCGAGCGGCTCGACGACCTGGCCCGCCGCGGCCGGCTGACGAACCCGGAACGGAGCGGGGCCGGCGCGGCGGTGCTGACCGCACGCGAGCAGGACGTGCTGCGGCTGCTCGCCCTGGGCCGCAGCAACCGGCAGATCGGCGAGGAGTTGTTCATCAGCGCCAAGACGGCGAGCGTCCACGTCTCCAACATCCTCGCCAAGCTCGACGCGGCGAGCCGCACGGAGGCGGTCGCGGTCGCCCACCGGCGGGGTCTGGTGGCCCCGGCGCCGACGGCGTCGCACTGA
- a CDS encoding CAP domain-containing protein, whose product MSELVPGGNVPLPGGPVSLRVPGGFDLSALVTDDGGKVGGDADFVFYNQPEAPGARLRADTLTVDPARLRPGATRVTVAVSPSDPGSVLGALPSPTVRVTDADGRAVARFTPSRPGQETVLLLVEFYRRGGGWKLRALGQGYADGLAGLARDFGVEVTDGAPPPGPVAAPGPSASASPVDSDGFLALVNSARAAAGSPSVRADPRLIAAARAHAVAMAAAGTLSVETRDGVSVHQRVVSAGFAYLTVGEHLVSGPRTPAEFVAYCLGAERTRRTLHGTGFTHTGWAYVSGGPSGDTYWTVLWAVPLTPDGLARTTAEVVGLTNRERAGAGLPPLSVDARLATAAQAHSADMVARDFYSHTDPDGGRPWDRAAAAGATRGTVGENIACGQRSPADVVEGWMNSPGHRANILKADFTHIGVGLAGGGRAGTYWTQLFGG is encoded by the coding sequence ATGAGCGAGCTGGTCCCCGGGGGCAACGTCCCCCTGCCGGGCGGCCCCGTGAGCTTACGGGTGCCCGGCGGCTTCGACCTGTCGGCGCTCGTCACGGACGACGGCGGCAAGGTCGGCGGCGACGCGGACTTCGTCTTCTACAACCAGCCCGAGGCACCCGGCGCCCGGCTGCGGGCCGACACGCTGACCGTCGACCCGGCGCGGCTGCGCCCCGGTGCCACCCGGGTGACGGTGGCCGTCAGCCCGTCGGACCCCGGCTCCGTCCTGGGCGCGCTCCCCTCCCCCACGGTCCGGGTCACCGACGCCGACGGGCGGGCCGTGGCCCGGTTCACGCCCTCGCGTCCGGGGCAGGAGACCGTGCTGCTGCTGGTGGAGTTCTACCGGCGCGGCGGGGGCTGGAAGTTGCGCGCGCTGGGCCAGGGGTACGCGGACGGACTCGCCGGGCTCGCCCGGGACTTCGGCGTGGAGGTGACCGACGGGGCGCCGCCGCCCGGGCCCGTCGCGGCGCCGGGACCGTCCGCGTCCGCTTCCCCCGTCGACTCCGACGGGTTCCTCGCACTGGTCAACTCCGCCCGTGCCGCGGCCGGCTCGCCCTCCGTGCGCGCCGACCCCCGCCTGATCGCCGCGGCCCGGGCGCACGCCGTCGCGATGGCCGCCGCGGGCACCTTGAGCGTCGAGACACGGGACGGCGTCTCGGTGCACCAGCGCGTCGTGTCGGCGGGGTTCGCGTATCTCACCGTCGGCGAGCACCTGGTCTCCGGCCCGCGCACTCCCGCCGAGTTCGTCGCGTACTGCCTCGGCGCCGAGCGCACCCGGCGCACCCTCCACGGCACCGGCTTCACCCACACCGGGTGGGCGTACGTGTCCGGCGGGCCCTCGGGCGACACGTACTGGACGGTGCTGTGGGCGGTGCCGCTCACCCCGGACGGCCTGGCCCGCACGACGGCGGAGGTCGTCGGCCTCACCAACCGGGAGCGGGCCGGGGCGGGGCTGCCGCCGCTGTCCGTCGACGCCCGGCTGGCCACCGCCGCGCAGGCGCACAGCGCGGACATGGTGGCCCGCGACTTCTACTCGCACACCGACCCGGACGGCGGCAGGCCGTGGGACCGGGCCGCCGCCGCGGGCGCCACCCGAGGCACGGTCGGCGAGAACATCGCCTGCGGCCAGCGCTCCCCCGCCGACGTCGTCGAGGGCTGGATGAACAGTCCCGGGCACCGCGCCAACATCCTCAAGGCCGACTTCACCCACATCGGCGTCGGCCTGGCCGGCGGCGGCCGGGCGGGCACCTACTGGACGCAGCTCTTCGGCGGCTGA
- a CDS encoding AIM24 family protein, giving the protein MKGDLFSSEHMVQPATAPGMTVENSKCIRYAVNGEMLARQGAMIAYRGGLQFERKGQGVGGMLKRAVTGEGLPLMAVSGQGEAWFAHEAQNCFIVEVEPGDEFTVNGRNVLCFDASLSYRIATVKGSGIAGGGLFNSVFTGHGRLGLVCEGNPLVIPVSHQYPVYVDTDAVVGWSAGLATSLHRSQSIGSMLRGGSGEAVQLVLQGEGFVVVRPSEATPQKTQQH; this is encoded by the coding sequence ATGAAGGGTGACCTCTTTTCCAGTGAGCACATGGTCCAGCCCGCCACCGCGCCGGGCATGACCGTCGAGAACTCCAAATGCATCCGTTACGCGGTCAACGGCGAGATGCTCGCCCGGCAGGGCGCAATGATCGCCTACCGGGGCGGTCTCCAGTTCGAGCGCAAGGGCCAGGGCGTGGGCGGCATGCTCAAGCGCGCGGTCACCGGGGAGGGGCTGCCCCTGATGGCGGTGAGCGGACAGGGCGAGGCCTGGTTCGCGCACGAGGCGCAGAACTGCTTCATCGTCGAGGTCGAGCCCGGCGACGAGTTCACCGTCAACGGCCGCAACGTCCTGTGCTTCGACGCGTCGCTGTCGTACCGCATCGCGACGGTGAAGGGCTCGGGCATCGCGGGCGGCGGACTGTTCAACAGCGTCTTCACCGGGCACGGCAGGCTGGGCCTGGTGTGCGAGGGCAACCCGCTGGTCATCCCGGTCTCGCACCAGTACCCGGTGTACGTCGACACGGACGCGGTCGTGGGCTGGTCCGCGGGGCTCGCGACCTCCCTGCACCGCTCGCAGTCGATCGGCTCGATGCTGCGCGGCGGCTCGGGGGAGGCCGTGCAGCTGGTGCTCCAGGGCGAGGGCTTCGTCGTCGTCCGGCCGAGCGAGGCGACGCCGCAGAAGACGCAGCAGCACTGA
- a CDS encoding threonine/serine dehydratase yields MIGITEIEAAAERIAGHVVRTPTVPSPGLSALLGVPVTAKLELLQRTGSFKARGATAKLLSLTEAERAAGVVAVSGGNHGIAVAVMAAALDVKATVVMPRTAPARSVEIAEEAGALVRLTDGMDSAFALVTRLREEGLTLVHPFDDPVVIAGQGTVGLEFAEDASDLTDVLVSIGGGGLIAGVAAALRALRPGVRVWGVETEGAEAMSRALAAGGPLAVPLSSIVTTLSAPSVSQVTYDHVSELVTEVLVVPDREAVEGSLALAEHAKVWTEPAAGCLLPAARRVAERVGTDARIGLVVCGGNSTVADMAVWADRFGLR; encoded by the coding sequence TTGATCGGGATCACCGAGATCGAAGCGGCGGCCGAGCGGATCGCCGGACATGTCGTACGCACCCCGACCGTGCCGAGCCCGGGGCTGTCCGCGCTGCTCGGCGTCCCGGTCACGGCGAAGCTGGAGCTGCTCCAGCGCACGGGCTCGTTCAAGGCGCGCGGCGCGACGGCGAAGCTGCTGTCGCTGACCGAGGCCGAGCGGGCCGCCGGAGTCGTCGCGGTCAGCGGCGGCAACCACGGCATCGCGGTGGCGGTGATGGCCGCCGCTCTCGACGTGAAGGCCACGGTGGTCATGCCGCGCACGGCACCGGCCCGTTCCGTGGAGATCGCCGAGGAGGCGGGCGCGCTGGTGCGGCTCACCGACGGCATGGACAGCGCCTTCGCGCTGGTCACGCGGCTGCGTGAGGAGGGGCTGACTCTGGTCCACCCCTTCGACGACCCCGTGGTGATCGCGGGTCAGGGCACCGTGGGGCTGGAGTTCGCCGAGGACGCCTCGGACCTCACCGACGTGCTGGTGAGCATCGGGGGCGGCGGGCTGATCGCGGGCGTGGCGGCGGCGCTGCGGGCCCTGCGGCCCGGGGTGCGGGTCTGGGGCGTGGAGACGGAGGGCGCCGAGGCCATGTCCCGGGCGCTGGCGGCGGGCGGGCCGCTCGCGGTGCCCCTCTCCTCGATCGTCACCACGCTCAGCGCCCCGTCCGTCTCGCAGGTGACGTACGACCATGTGTCGGAGCTGGTCACCGAGGTGCTCGTGGTGCCGGACCGGGAGGCCGTCGAGGGTTCGCTGGCACTCGCCGAGCACGCCAAGGTGTGGACCGAGCCGGCCGCCGGCTGTCTGCTTCCGGCGGCCCGGCGCGTGGCGGAGCGGGTGGGGACCGATGCCCGGATCGGGCTCGTGGTGTGCGGGGGCAATAGCACGGTGGCCGACATGGCGGTGTGGGCGGACCGCTTCGGCCTGCGCTGA